From a single Carassius carassius chromosome 8, fCarCar2.1, whole genome shotgun sequence genomic region:
- the rapgef5a gene encoding rap guanine nucleotide exchange factor 5 isoform X2 yields the protein MSWDCGLKYLFSLQQAGVCALRAPEDFSRLEVVQRLAKDGYRFLQNQNYRLPDRSAQAQGEGVVRVCLKERGQDVLVLQRVPSDPASPQTAGDDYPSDSSSSAVSRRYVVVSGTPQKILEHLLSDLRLDELQGATESKETEMLLDDFLLTYLVFMSTSELCQALLGHYCTKRCRGKEEGKEALYRKRKVLHLVSQWSTLYKDFLREEENVKPFMKTLYRYVLEDMYEFPSLEKDLKEFQKLLRRRHTMDDYSPHQKSKALYQQLSLKENCVPLRASPVESKDVMCRVYVSCDSYLSVRVKPTVVAQELLHIVSQRMERSEDDMVLLAQTYSGEKRVLQPHDSIYSESLTAPSRLIACRRDLSEILPPLTECPDLGQKPVRLLGINTWDVAVALTNFDWNLFNSIHEQELIFYTFSGQASSVHTVALEQLLQRCNEVQQWVMSEVLLCPSLSKRVQLLKKFIKIAAHCKAQRNLNSSFAIIMGLNTAAVSRLNQTWEKVPGKFKKLFSELELLTDPSMNHKAYRDAFKKMKPPKIPFMPLLLKDITFIHEGNKTFHDNLVNFEKLHMIADTVRLIRHCQTDQTGNELSPSDSPEVRSSIHHLHIIDNQQTLFELSHRLEPRV from the exons gcgcagggcgaGGGAGTCGTACGAGTCTGTCTGAAGGAGCGGGGTCAAGACGTGCTGGTTCTCCAGAGAGTCCCATCAGATCCAGCGTCTCCACAAACGGCTGGA GACGATTACCCATCCGACTCTTCCTCTTCTGCTGTGTCCCGCAGGTATGTGGTGGTGTCCGGGACGCCCCAGAAGATCCTGGAGCACCTGCTGAGCGACCTGCGTCTGGACGAGCTGCAGGGGGCGACGGAGAGCAAAGAGACGG AAATGCTCCTGGATGACTTCCTGCTGACGTATCTGGTGTTCATGTCCACCAGTGAGCTCTGCCAGGCTCTGCTGGGACA CTACTGTACGAAGCGCTGTCGGGGGAAGGAGGAGGGGAAGGAGGCTCTCTACAGGAAGAGGAAGGTACTGCACCTGGTGTCTCAGTGGAGCACGCTGTACAAGGACTTCCTGCGAGAGGAGGAGAACGTCAAGCCCTTCATGAAG ACGTTGTATCGATATGTGCTGGAAGACATGTATGAGTTCCCCTCGCTGGAGAAGGACCTGAAGGAGTTCCAGAAACTACTGCGACGGAGACA TACGATGGACGACTATTCTCCACACCAAAAG AGTAAAGCGCTGTACCAGCAGCTGAGTCTGAAGGAGAACTGCGTTCCTCTCCGAGCGTCTCCAGTCGAGAGCAAAGACG TGATGTGCCGTGTGTATGTGAGCTGTGATTCGTATCTGAGCGTGCGGGTGAAGCCTACAGTCGTGGCTCAGGAGCTGCTGCACATCGTCTCTCAGCGGATGGAGCGATCCGAGGACGACATGGTGCTGCTGGCACAGACCTACAGCGGAg AGAAGCGTGTTCTTCAGCCTCATGACAGTATTTACTCCGAGTCTCTGACGGCTCCCAGCAGACTGATCGCCTGTCGCAGAGACCTCAGCGAGATCCTG ccgcCGCTCACCGAGTGTCCAGATCTGGGACAGAAGCCCGTCAGACTGCTGGGCATCAACACGTGGGACGTCGCTGTGGCTCTGACAAACTTCGACTGGAATCTCTTCAACTCCATCCACGAG caaGAGCTGATCTTCTACACGTTCAGCGGTCAGGCGAGCAGTGTCCACACGGTGGCGCTCGAGCAGCTGCTGCAGCGCTGTAATGAGGTTCAGCAGTGGGTGATGTCTGAAGTGCTGCTCTGTCCATCACTCAGTAAACGAGTGCAGCTCCTCAAGAAGTTCATCAAGATCGCTGCACA ctgtaAAGCGCAGAGGAACCTCAACTCCTCGTTTGCCATCATCATGGGGTTAAACACGGCCGCGGTCAGCCGTCTGAACCAGACCTGGGAG AAAGTTCCTGGAAAGTTCAAGAAGCTCTTCTCTGAGCTGGAGCTGCTGACT GATCCATCCATGAATCACAAAGCCTACAGAGACGCTTTCAAGAAGATGAAGCCGCCCAAAATCCCCTTCATGCCTCTGCTGCTCAAAG ATATCACCTTCATCCACGAGGGGAACAAAACATTTCACGATAATCTGGTGAACTTTGAGAAGCTG CACATGATCGCTGATACGGTCCGACTCATTCGTCACTGCCAGACGGATCAGACAG GGAACGAGCTCTCTCCGTCGGACAGTCCGGAGGTGCGCTCCAGCATCCATCACCTGCACATCATCGACAATCAGCAGACGCTGTTCGAGCTCTCGCACAGACTGGAGCCCAGAGTCTGA